The uncultured Mailhella sp. genome segment CCGCGTCATACCACTTGTTCGGGCCGAGCCAGGAGGCCGCGTTCTGGAAGTTCGCTATGCCCTTCATGTCGGCGGCGTGATCCATGTAGTTCCATGACCACACGGTGTTTCCGTCCTTGTCCACGATGACGAGCGCGGCGCTGTCCTGCCCGTTCACTTCCTTGTGGCACTGAATGAGGGTGCGTCCGCCTTCCTTGGGCATGGACGTGGGCGTGTAGTACACGGCCATGCCCTCGCGCTGAAGATCATGATGCTGCTGCGCGCTCCACATGGTCTTCTGACCCCTGGCCTTCAAATCGGGCGTCGCCTCGATTTCCACGCCCTTGTCCCATTCCCACACGATCTTGTCGTCCCAGGTCTTTTCCACCACGGCGGATCCCTCAAGAAGACGGCCCGTCCACTTGTCGGGATCGTAGAGCACCTTTTCGGCAAGAAGATTGCCGTTCGGCAGAAGCTGGGCGGGCTGCCCTTCCACGCGCATCCACTTGTTGACCACGTTGCCGTTCATGTCGATGAGCGGCAGACCGTGCGGCGTGGCGCGCAGCACGCAAAGAAGCGTGTAGCCGTTGTAGGCCTTCTCAGGATTGTAAATGGTCACGCCGGTGGGAAACACCGTGGGCGCGGCCGCGGCCGTTCCGGCCACGCCCAGCGCGAGCGTCAGCGCAAGCGCGCAGCTCTTCAGTCTGTTCATACTCTCCTACCTTTCGTCATCGGGGCGCTCTGTCCCGGAACGCCGCCGTTGTTCCTGCATGGGGACATCCATTCCTGTGCAAGAGACATGCCAGTTCGTGATATTTTTCATAATTTCAGCGCCATAGCCATATCTGCGCCTTTCGCTTCAAAATTTTTTGTTGAAATATCAAGAATCAGCATGATAGTTCAAGTCATTCCATGAAATATCGATATTCAGAAGTCACAGGAGGCGGCATGAACGTCGACGGCTTTTCTCCCGAATTCTTTCTCCACGCCACCGGCATCATCTGCGGTTCCACGGACATGCACCGCATGCTGCACGATCTGCTTGCCTATCTGTCCGGATGTCTGCCTCTGGACGCCCTGGCCCTCAGCCGCTTTGAAGAAGACAAATCCGCCGTGCACCGCTTTGCGCTCTGCCACAGAAACGGCGCGGAAGAAGGCGAATCGCTGGAAAAAATTCCCGACGGCGCGCTGCAGTTCGCCTGCGAAGTCATCCATTCCGGCAAGCGCTGCGTGCTCACCGAATCCGCCGCCGACAATCCCGTGCGCTCCCACATGCACGACTGCGGCCGTTCCCGCTTTCAGTCGGCCGTGGTGCTGCATCTGCATCGGGAGGGGCGCTACTGCGGCTCCGTGGACATGTTTTCCGAGCAGGCTCGGGCCTTTTCGGAACACGACGCCCGGGTGCTGGAACAGCTGTCCACGCCGTTCACGCTTTTTCTGACCCGCTACCTCGACGAACGCTCCGGCAGGCTCCGCGACGCGGTCAGGGAAACGCCGCCCTTTCCCATGGTGGGCGCAAGCGCAGCCTTCCGCCGGGTCTGCGAAATGGCGCGCGACGTGGCTCCCACCGTCACGCCGGTGCTCATCACCGGGGAAACCGGAACCGGAAAGGAAGTGATGGCCGATTACATCCGTCATCTTTCCGACCGCGCAAACGCCCCCTACATCAAGGTGAACTGCGCGGCCATTCCCCCCGATCTTCTGGAAAACGAATTCTTCGGACACGAGGCCAACGCCTTCACGGGCGCAGGTCGCCTGCAGAAGGGGCGCTTTGAACGCGCAGGCGGCGGCACGCTCTTTCTCGACGAAATAGGCGAACTTACGCCGGGAGCGCAGGCCAAGCTGCTGCGCGTGCTGGAATACAAGGACATGGAACGCCTCGGCGGCAGCGACAGCATTCATCTCGACATCCGCATTCTTGCGGCCACGAACCGCGATCTGGCCGAGCGGGTGCGCGAGGGACAGTTCCGCAGGGACTTGTACTATCGCCTCAATGTGTTTCCGCTGCACCTGCCGCCGCTGCGGGAACGTCGGCAGGACATTCCGGCGCTGGTGCGCTTTCTTTTGCGGAAAAAGAAGAACGAGCTGGGGCTCGCCCTCATGCCGGAACCCTCGGCGGACGATCTGCGCGAGCTTGCGGGCCGAGAGTGGCCGGGCAACATCCGCGAGCTTTCCAATCTGGTGGAACGGGCGCTCATTCTGGCCCAGCGCACGGGAGAGCTGCACTTTGCCCCGGAAGAAGACGCGCCGTGCGAAACGCCGCTTCCGTGCCGTACTGCGCCGACGAAATCGGCCCCCTCTGCGCTCTTCCCCGCAGACGCCCCCGTGATTCCGCTCCGGGACATGGAAAAGGCCTATATTCTTCATGCGCTCCGCAGGGCAAACGGCAAGCTCACGGGCAAGAACAGCGCCGCCGAGATGCTGGACATCAACGGCGGCACGCTGCGCAGCCGCATGGTCAGGCTCGGCCTGGATCCGAAAAAGCGCGCGGACTGAGCTCCGCCCACCCCCGCATGTGCCGACGCGCGTTGCAGGCGCAAGCGAGACGGCGCGCTTCGCCGTGCGCTCCCCCGGACGCCCGCGCTCCGCATCACGCACGTTCGGAGAGGCCCGGCACTCTGTACTTTTATGCACAAGTGTACCAACTTGCCCGAAATGGCTGCGGCGCAGCGGCTTCCTCTCTTGCTGGCGCGGCCTGTTGCGCTGCACTTCTGCTAAGTCGCGTGAAAAATTTGTTCTTTTACAGTAAAAAGCCCTCTGAAAAAAAATGTCTCCCCGTGTTTGACAATTTTTGAAAACCTATTAGTCTGAAAAAAATCGTCTTCCCGGATCGTCTTCTCCTCCGCTTCGCGCGGAACATCGGAGACCGTCCGTCCGCACCCGCGGCAACGGACGCATCCGACTTTCGGAGGGGCGTTGTTATCTCCTTTTCGGGAGGTAAGTCATCCCGGGCAGATGTCCGCCGGTTTTTTCTCTCTCCTTGTACGGTACAGGGCCAGAATCCGCGCGGCAACGTTTTTCCCCTGTCCCGCCATGGATCGGCTGCTGCTCACTCTGACCATCATTTTCGTCAGCCTCATTGCCGGATACGCCTTCCGGCAGTGGGTGAGCTCCGGCTCGTCCCCGATGAGCGAGACCGCCTTCTCCGCCCTGCGCCTTCTCATGCAGAAGGTGTCCATGTTCGGGCTCATTCCCCTCTCCGCCATGCTCTCCCTGTGGGGCCTGCCTTCTCCCGATCCGCGCCTGCTCTGTCTGCCCGCCCTCGGGCTGGCCGCCTGGGTCTCGGGCGGCGCGCTCGCCCTGCTCTTCTCCCGCGCCATGCGCCTCGACAGGCCCCGCACCGGCAGCATGTACTGCTGCGGCACCTTCACCAACATCGGCGCCGTGGGCTCGCTCGTGGCCGTCATGCAGTTCGGCGAGCAGGCCATCGCCATGGCCTCCCTCTACCGCCTCTGCGAGGAAATGTTCTACTTCGGCGTGGCCGTGCCCGTGTCCCGCAGCTTCGGCTCCGATTCCGGCAGCACGCGCTCCCGCCGCTTCCGTCTCGATCCCGTGCTGATCGCCATCGTGACCGCCCTCGCCCTCGGCCTCTTCCTCAATCTCGCCGGGGTGCGTCGTCCCGCGGCGCTCGGCACGGTGTCCACCGCGGCCATGATCGCCGCCACCGTGGGCTTCCTTCTCTCCATAGGCATGGGACTGCGTCTTTCGCGCATGAGCATGTATGTGCGCGAATCCGCCGTCATATCTCTCATCAAATTTGCGTTCGTGCCCGTCATCGTCACCTCGCTGGCCGCCCTGGCCGGTCTCGGCGACGTGGACGGCGGCATTCCCCTCAAGGTGACCGCCATCCTTTCCGCCATGCCCGTGGCCATGAACGCGCTCATTCCTCCGTCGCTGTTCCGTCTGGACCTCGACCTGGCCAATGCCTGCTGGGTGTTCACCACGCTCGAACTCGTGCTGGTGCTGCCCATCCTCATTATTATCCTGCCGCTGCTGTAGGCGGCTCAACCGTACTTCCGCCCCAGTACCCGGGCGGGAGTACTCTCCCTGCTTACGGGTGCAACGTGACTTCGCGTCACCGAGAATATATCCTGAGGAGGATTTTATGAATCGTCTGTTCCGTACCGCCCTCATGGCCGCCGTGTGCGTGGGTCTGCTCTCCGCTCCGGCCTTCGCCGCCTACAAAAAGGAATACAAGCTGAGCGTGGTGCCCGCCGCCACCTCCGGCTGGGGCCTTTCCGCAACCTACTTCGCCGATCTCGTCAAGGAGCGCACCAACGGCCGCATCAACATCAAGGTGTACCCCGGCGCTCAGCTCATGGCCGGCAAGCAGACTTCCGAACTGCTGCTCGTGCGCCGCGGCGCCATCGACTTCGCCCTCGCCTCCACCATCAACTGGTCGCCCCAGGTGCAGGAACTCAACCTCAC includes the following:
- a CDS encoding sigma-54-dependent Fis family transcriptional regulator yields the protein MNVDGFSPEFFLHATGIICGSTDMHRMLHDLLAYLSGCLPLDALALSRFEEDKSAVHRFALCHRNGAEEGESLEKIPDGALQFACEVIHSGKRCVLTESAADNPVRSHMHDCGRSRFQSAVVLHLHREGRYCGSVDMFSEQARAFSEHDARVLEQLSTPFTLFLTRYLDERSGRLRDAVRETPPFPMVGASAAFRRVCEMARDVAPTVTPVLITGETGTGKEVMADYIRHLSDRANAPYIKVNCAAIPPDLLENEFFGHEANAFTGAGRLQKGRFERAGGGTLFLDEIGELTPGAQAKLLRVLEYKDMERLGGSDSIHLDIRILAATNRDLAERVREGQFRRDLYYRLNVFPLHLPPLRERRQDIPALVRFLLRKKKNELGLALMPEPSADDLRELAGREWPGNIRELSNLVERALILAQRTGELHFAPEEDAPCETPLPCRTAPTKSAPSALFPADAPVIPLRDMEKAYILHALRRANGKLTGKNSAAEMLDINGGTLRSRMVRLGLDPKKRAD